The proteins below are encoded in one region of Sminthopsis crassicaudata isolate SCR6 chromosome 1, ASM4859323v1, whole genome shotgun sequence:
- the TAL2 gene encoding T-cell acute lymphocytic leukemia protein 2, whose translation MARKILTNTRERWRQQNVNNAFARLRKLIPTHPPDKKLSKNETLRLAMRYINFLASVLGEQGLQQTGVAPPGSVLGLFQQVPCLPSPEDMTPLGDSRVPSPGPDSHLPEYWPEPSVTEQ comes from the coding sequence ATGGCCAGAAAGATCCTCACAAATACCAGGGAGAGGTGGAGGCAGCAAAATGTCAACAATGCCTTTGCCAGGCTGAGGAAGCTCATCCCCACTCACCCCCCAGATAAAAAGCTGAGCAAGAATGAAACCCTGCGACTAGCAATGAGGTACATCAACTTCCTGGCCAGCGTCCTGGGGGAGCAAGGTCTGCAGCAGACAGGAGTGGCGCCTCCTGGAAGTGTCTTGGGACTATTCCAGCAAGTGCCCTGCTTGCCAAGCCCAGAGGACATGACTCCCCTCGGAGACTCTAGGGTTCCCTCACCTGGGCCAGACAGCCACCTCCCAGAGTACTGGCCAGAACCTTCAGTTACAGAACAGTGA